A genomic stretch from Bacillota bacterium includes:
- the hemE gene encoding uroporphyrinogen decarboxylase, translating to MGDGRFLQACRRQPAHPTPVWFMRQAGRYLPEYRALRERMSLLEIVHRPEVCAEVTLQPVRRLGVDAAILFSDISILFEGLGLPFELQENRGPVVPEPVRSAEHAERLDPSGVVERLPFVFETVRLLRAELDVPLIGFAGAPYTLASYLIEGGPSRTFAQTKRLMHGDAGLWHALMERLSAAAAYLLRAQVEAGAQALQLFDSWVGSLSPADYDEFVAPHMRRLFEALAPLGVPTIYFGVETAGLLDRMAATGPSVVGVDWRIELDEAWRRVGYDRAIQGNLDPALLRAPWPVIERRARAILAAAGGRSGHIFNLGHGVPPDADPSVVQRLVALVHQATAAPTAPAASVEPRTAARAGVHGEAARDA from the coding sequence GTGGGAGATGGGCGGTTCCTGCAGGCATGCCGGCGTCAGCCGGCCCATCCCACCCCGGTCTGGTTCATGCGCCAGGCCGGGCGGTACCTGCCGGAATACCGCGCGCTTCGCGAGCGGATGAGCCTCCTGGAGATCGTGCACCGTCCCGAGGTGTGCGCCGAGGTGACGCTACAGCCCGTGCGGCGCCTCGGCGTCGATGCAGCCATCCTCTTTTCAGACATTTCCATCCTCTTCGAGGGGCTCGGGCTTCCCTTCGAACTCCAGGAAAACCGGGGGCCCGTGGTGCCCGAGCCGGTGCGTTCAGCTGAGCACGCCGAGCGGCTCGATCCTTCGGGCGTCGTGGAGCGCCTTCCTTTCGTCTTCGAGACCGTGCGGCTCCTGCGCGCCGAGCTCGACGTTCCCCTCATCGGGTTCGCGGGGGCGCCGTACACGCTGGCGAGCTACTTGATCGAAGGTGGGCCCTCGCGCACCTTCGCCCAGACCAAGCGGCTCATGCACGGCGACGCCGGTCTCTGGCACGCCCTGATGGAGCGCCTCTCGGCAGCGGCGGCGTACCTCTTGCGGGCGCAGGTCGAGGCGGGGGCTCAGGCGTTGCAGCTCTTCGACAGCTGGGTGGGGTCGCTTTCGCCGGCCGATTACGACGAGTTTGTGGCGCCGCACATGCGCCGGCTCTTCGAGGCGCTCGCCCCGCTGGGGGTGCCCACCATCTACTTCGGGGTCGAGACGGCCGGCCTTCTCGATCGCATGGCAGCAACTGGCCCGTCGGTTGTCGGGGTGGACTGGCGCATCGAGCTGGACGAGGCGTGGCGGCGGGTCGGGTACGACCGCGCCATTCAGGGCAACCTCGACCCGGCGCTGTTGCGGGCGCCCTGGCCCGTCATCGAAAGGCGCGCCCGGGCCATCCTGGCGGCCGCTGGCGGCCGGTCGGGGCACATCTTCAACCTGGGCCACGGCGTGCCGCCGGATGCCGACCCGTCGGTCGTCCAGCGCCTGGTCGCCCTGGTGCACCAGGCGACCGCGGCACCCACTGCACCAGCCGCATCCGTGGAGCCGAGGACAGCTGCGCGAGCGGGCGTTCACGGGGAGGCCGCCCGGGATGCCTGA